Proteins co-encoded in one Saprospira grandis genomic window:
- a CDS encoding carboxypeptidase-like regulatory domain-containing protein — MKVEIVHDSLALIIYEKTSAEVKARMKALSMLQNRFFYYKMNENMVLGQAELSFINPFLEELNLRTEERAFISKSQAILDRQERQNRMRKNAIILMGATLIMTPFAVWGWYNASLAQTEAAMAHKKAEEVKKENEVFRKAITKSGNLKIKPLPPESEGGTAQLEIGYASLFIEGQVKDENGQGLSNAQIFFMGAQVRSDPKGFFKFNLVLHPIDLTKKNIVLEVKRKGYRTKEEAIKIQPELKLDIALEKVE; from the coding sequence ATGAAAGTAGAAATCGTACACGATAGCCTCGCCCTCATTATTTATGAGAAAACATCTGCGGAAGTGAAAGCCCGGATGAAAGCCCTTAGTATGCTCCAAAATCGCTTTTTCTACTATAAAATGAATGAAAATATGGTCCTGGGCCAAGCCGAACTTTCTTTCATTAACCCCTTTCTTGAAGAGCTAAATCTTCGGACCGAAGAACGAGCCTTTATTAGTAAAAGCCAAGCAATCTTAGACCGCCAAGAGCGCCAAAATAGGATGCGCAAAAATGCGATTATCCTAATGGGCGCCACCCTCATCATGACTCCCTTTGCCGTTTGGGGCTGGTATAATGCCTCTTTGGCCCAAACTGAAGCCGCCATGGCACACAAAAAAGCCGAGGAAGTTAAAAAGGAAAATGAGGTCTTCCGCAAAGCAATTACCAAAAGTGGCAACCTCAAAATTAAACCCCTGCCCCCCGAATCGGAAGGCGGCACCGCCCAACTCGAAATTGGCTACGCTAGCCTATTTATCGAGGGCCAAGTTAAAGACGAAAATGGCCAAGGCCTCTCCAATGCCCAAATTTTCTTTATGGGCGCCCAGGTTCGCAGCGACCCCAAAGGGTTTTTTAAATTCAATCTGGTCCTGCACCCCATAGACCTGACCAAGAAAAATATTGTCCTAGAAGTCAAACGAAAAGGCTACCGCACCAAAGAGGAAGCCATCAAAATTCAACCTGAACTGAAGTTAGATATTGCCTTAGAAAAAGTAGAATAA
- a CDS encoding caspase family protein, whose amino-acid sequence MSQKFHALFIGIDAYNPAVTSLNGCVNDALSMFKYLARNLDRNKYQFEPQLLLSPPESKKEGIAADLQKYQYDFAQVKAPDRNIILSSIKSYVQKVQPGDTFFLFYAGHGSTEKAHPYFEESPGQLQTLVAADSRSIKDGKKVKDVLDKEIRFLIRQIWVAGQEQVDIVFVQDSCHSAGATRSDLEKKMKELSGVMSGKEPGNTAEMSFEETPEAPELATEDGGMDFLSELQEEGPEPTENSGEELLVQARMLPAEPEQLGQYRKAEEMDFFDEEARSAMKEAEETARTSRSAGRGSSRSAAPSARGSKKPPFEIAYPEGNQIHMSACGKEEYAYEIRHADGQKGGVFTNTIIKILSKYQGEISYHDLFNQAKLSIDGAFEQSPSLYVKGPAGRRYERFLGGQMSKKEGEVNLIYKKESQQWRIDMGAFLGLPVLRQGQFIPLKAYDPARPNLVFDGRITYVMAEASVVEFEQAPPSSTTGLKAFVDQKYSSQQLPLHLPKSNRYEVIVSDSLRPHLTENQAEASYTIELKNGNFRFYPKGQAEAFVEFVYYKKPAFRSLNLGDYIQPQENGPNQDSLWSRLHTAWKDNKAKPRSSGQAFFKINLGSGNGFFLNESGDSIKVAEQLDLEDLWVPDAMQAQQQIALMLWTLGEKAYLEPEAGFDNPFKQQIEASPAANYYRKFIDWNAGPEAPYQLRIDDGRYYICDGKNPEIVLLRGTANTSEESAFSVLAQLRSISRWEQLKRLENPHPGVKNMLADYQFSLSFKLQNNWHTLYIRTQDQSPFYYWEDAEGRKVESLKLSYLLAEGGYEKEFMSSMILRQQSSSSASPIFASTLFLGYDYSIICKTPLGSTEFAAYDAQTAKNNQLKVDIGELKKYPPIFDSRHIAVTHKKAQVVYKFLVAYKRFDPSNWLQEGLPLPKEKDYAASSSQNRAVLSRKKGDGAADHLVLSLPIELMAQSDLLKEPIDRPFDDPRNRF is encoded by the coding sequence ATGAGCCAAAAGTTCCATGCCCTTTTTATAGGTATCGATGCCTATAATCCTGCCGTGACCTCCCTAAATGGTTGCGTGAATGATGCCCTGTCTATGTTTAAGTATTTGGCCAGAAATCTGGACCGCAATAAATATCAATTTGAGCCCCAGCTTTTGTTGAGCCCCCCGGAAAGTAAAAAGGAGGGTATTGCCGCCGATTTGCAAAAATATCAATACGATTTTGCTCAGGTTAAGGCTCCTGATCGAAATATTATTTTGTCTAGCATCAAAAGCTATGTGCAAAAAGTACAGCCAGGCGATACTTTTTTTCTTTTTTACGCAGGCCATGGTTCTACCGAAAAAGCGCATCCTTATTTTGAGGAGTCTCCAGGGCAGTTGCAGACCTTAGTGGCGGCAGATTCTCGCTCTATTAAAGATGGCAAAAAGGTGAAGGATGTCTTGGACAAGGAAATTCGCTTTTTGATTCGCCAAATTTGGGTGGCGGGCCAGGAGCAGGTCGATATTGTTTTTGTGCAAGATAGTTGCCATTCGGCGGGAGCAACTCGTAGCGATTTGGAAAAGAAAATGAAGGAGCTTTCTGGCGTAATGAGCGGGAAAGAGCCAGGGAATACGGCAGAAATGAGCTTTGAAGAAACGCCCGAGGCCCCCGAGCTTGCTACTGAAGATGGGGGCATGGACTTTTTGAGTGAACTTCAGGAAGAAGGGCCAGAGCCTACAGAAAATAGCGGCGAGGAATTGCTGGTCCAAGCTCGCATGCTCCCCGCCGAGCCCGAACAATTGGGCCAATATCGCAAAGCGGAAGAAATGGATTTCTTTGATGAAGAGGCCCGCTCGGCCATGAAAGAAGCCGAAGAAACAGCCCGTACAAGCCGAAGCGCTGGCAGAGGAAGCAGCCGCTCGGCCGCCCCAAGCGCTAGAGGCTCAAAAAAGCCCCCTTTTGAAATAGCTTATCCCGAAGGCAACCAAATTCATATGTCGGCCTGTGGAAAAGAAGAGTATGCCTATGAAATTCGGCATGCCGATGGCCAAAAAGGAGGGGTGTTTACCAATACAATTATCAAAATTCTCTCAAAATATCAGGGAGAGATCTCTTATCATGATTTGTTCAACCAAGCAAAACTGAGCATTGATGGCGCTTTTGAGCAATCGCCTAGTTTGTATGTAAAAGGTCCAGCTGGTCGGCGTTACGAGCGCTTTTTGGGTGGACAAATGAGCAAAAAAGAGGGAGAAGTTAACCTCATTTATAAAAAAGAGAGTCAGCAATGGCGAATTGATATGGGCGCCTTTTTGGGCCTGCCTGTTTTGCGTCAAGGCCAATTTATTCCGTTAAAAGCTTATGATCCTGCCCGCCCCAATTTGGTTTTTGATGGCCGCATTACTTATGTGATGGCCGAGGCTTCTGTGGTGGAGTTTGAGCAGGCGCCTCCCAGTTCAACCACTGGGTTAAAAGCCTTTGTGGACCAAAAATACAGCAGCCAACAGCTTCCGCTGCATTTGCCCAAGAGCAACCGCTATGAGGTGATTGTGAGTGATAGTTTGCGTCCACATTTGACTGAAAATCAGGCGGAGGCCAGCTATACTATTGAGCTAAAAAATGGAAATTTCCGTTTTTATCCTAAGGGGCAAGCCGAGGCTTTTGTTGAGTTTGTCTATTACAAAAAGCCAGCTTTTCGCAGCCTAAACCTGGGCGATTATATCCAGCCGCAGGAAAATGGCCCCAATCAGGACAGTCTTTGGAGCAGATTGCATACGGCTTGGAAAGACAATAAAGCTAAACCCCGATCTAGCGGACAGGCTTTCTTCAAAATCAATTTAGGATCGGGCAATGGCTTTTTCCTCAATGAATCTGGAGACAGCATCAAAGTGGCCGAGCAACTAGATCTAGAAGACCTTTGGGTCCCCGATGCCATGCAGGCGCAGCAACAAATTGCGCTTATGCTTTGGACGCTGGGCGAAAAGGCCTATTTGGAGCCTGAAGCTGGTTTTGACAACCCTTTTAAGCAGCAGATTGAGGCGAGTCCCGCAGCCAATTACTATCGTAAATTTATCGATTGGAATGCTGGGCCAGAAGCGCCTTATCAGCTTCGTATCGATGATGGCCGCTATTATATTTGTGACGGTAAAAATCCCGAAATTGTACTGCTTAGAGGAACCGCAAACACCTCAGAGGAGTCCGCCTTTAGCGTTTTGGCCCAATTGCGGAGCATTAGTCGTTGGGAGCAGCTCAAAAGGCTAGAAAACCCTCATCCGGGAGTTAAAAACATGTTGGCCGATTATCAGTTTAGTTTGAGCTTTAAGTTGCAGAATAACTGGCATACTTTATATATCCGTACGCAAGATCAATCGCCCTTTTACTATTGGGAAGATGCAGAGGGCCGCAAAGTAGAAAGCCTGAAATTGAGCTACTTATTAGCAGAAGGAGGCTATGAAAAAGAGTTTATGAGCAGCATGATTTTGCGCCAACAATCTTCTTCTTCGGCCAGTCCAATTTTTGCTTCTACGCTCTTTTTGGGTTATGATTATTCTATCATTTGCAAAACGCCCTTGGGCAGTACCGAATTTGCGGCCTATGATGCCCAAACGGCCAAAAATAATCAGTTGAAAGTAGATATTGGAGAGCTGAAAAAATATCCACCTATTTTTGATAGCCGACATATTGCTGTGACACACAAAAAGGCCCAAGTAGTCTATAAGTTTTTAGTGGCCTACAAGCGTTTTGATCCCTCGAATTGGCTGCAAGAAGGCCTGCCTTTGCCCAAGGAGAAGGACTATGCGGCGAGCAGCTCACAAAACAGAGCGGTATTGTCTCGCAAAAAAGGCGATGGGGCCGCAGATCATCTCGTACTTAGTCTGCCGATCGAGCTCATGGCCCAAAGCGACCTGCTCAAAGAGCCCATAGACCGACCATTTGATGATCCCCGAAACCGATTTTAA
- a CDS encoding protoglobin domain-containing protein, protein MSLYTAQEYCARFYVTDWTIAQIGAAAPKIMPELPKIIEAFYEEMLKHPDFSQYFSSQQHIQRLEGLHKGYWTSFWQAAVDEAYITDRKRIGEVHARIGLPLDLYYDGVVLFNHLFKQLFERLGIASYELLSAYSQRQDLDVALVVDSYNAMTNEVLKAQNEALSTPVAQLWDDILMLPIVGIIDSKRAQDIMQTVLSKIGETQAKVFILDISGVAVVDTAVANHIIKISKAARLMGCHCIISGISPAVAQTVVELGVNTEEISTRGSMKDALSTAYELTGVKL, encoded by the coding sequence ATGAGTTTATATACTGCTCAAGAGTATTGCGCCCGCTTTTATGTAACGGACTGGACCATTGCACAAATTGGAGCTGCAGCCCCTAAGATTATGCCCGAGCTGCCCAAAATTATTGAGGCCTTTTATGAAGAAATGCTTAAGCATCCCGACTTTTCACAATACTTTAGCTCTCAACAGCATATTCAGCGCTTAGAGGGCTTGCATAAAGGGTATTGGACCTCTTTCTGGCAGGCCGCTGTGGATGAGGCTTATATTACTGACCGCAAGCGAATTGGGGAAGTGCATGCCCGCATTGGCCTTCCACTAGATCTTTATTATGATGGGGTGGTCTTGTTTAATCATTTGTTTAAGCAGCTTTTTGAGCGCTTGGGTATTGCGAGCTACGAACTACTATCGGCTTATAGCCAAAGACAGGATTTAGATGTGGCCTTGGTGGTCGATAGCTATAATGCGATGACCAATGAGGTGCTCAAGGCCCAAAATGAGGCGCTTTCTACGCCAGTGGCTCAGCTTTGGGACGATATTTTGATGCTCCCCATTGTGGGTATTATTGACTCTAAACGGGCTCAGGATATTATGCAGACGGTCTTGTCTAAAATTGGGGAAACTCAGGCCAAGGTTTTTATCTTAGATATTTCTGGGGTGGCGGTGGTCGATACCGCAGTGGCCAATCATATTATTAAGATCTCTAAAGCGGCTCGCTTGATGGGCTGCCATTGTATTATCTCGGGAATTTCTCCTGCAGTGGCCCAAACGGTGGTAGAATTAGGCGTCAATACGGAAGAAATTAGCACTAGAGGCAGTATGAAGGATGCTCTTTCTACGGCCTACGAACTGACAGGTGTTAAGTTATAG
- a CDS encoding ATP-binding protein gives MGKQIKSPFKFLDAYDQSDRDIFFGREQETQELYDRLFETNVVLLYGASGTGKTSLINCGLGNEFRASDWFPIFIRRRDNIMQSIKQELHRHAVRKLPEESNSIHLLHSLYLDYYKPIYLIFDQFEEIFILGSRQEQEDFFELLYQIEERDLNVKIIISMREEYIAQLSEFENIYPSLWDNRLRIERMSLKNLQDVILNTLKAFDIQVKNEAELVQKMIEKVKGKDKQVDLATLQVYLDRLYRLDVERRGEEDRPIRFDLELLKKSGNLENVMAFFLEEQLSELEKELQNEMGVSEEGIPMDILFSMVTDNGTKQAVELDNVKKELKRAKNIDPKVVDFCISRFKEMRILRELNE, from the coding sequence ATGGGGAAGCAGATAAAAAGTCCGTTTAAATTTCTAGATGCCTACGATCAATCTGATCGAGATATCTTCTTTGGCCGTGAACAAGAAACACAAGAGCTCTATGACCGCCTCTTTGAAACCAATGTGGTCCTCTTATATGGAGCCTCTGGAACTGGAAAAACCAGCCTGATTAACTGTGGTTTAGGAAATGAATTTAGAGCCAGCGATTGGTTCCCCATTTTTATCCGACGCCGCGATAATATTATGCAGTCGATTAAACAAGAATTACATCGACATGCCGTAAGAAAATTACCCGAAGAAAGCAATTCTATCCACCTTTTGCATTCTTTGTACCTCGATTATTATAAACCCATCTACCTGATCTTTGATCAGTTTGAAGAGATTTTTATTCTGGGCAGCCGCCAAGAACAAGAGGATTTCTTCGAGTTATTGTATCAAATTGAAGAGCGGGATCTCAATGTGAAGATCATTATCTCGATGCGGGAGGAGTATATCGCTCAACTCTCCGAATTTGAGAATATTTATCCCAGCCTTTGGGATAATCGCCTACGCATTGAACGCATGAGCCTCAAAAATTTGCAGGATGTGATCCTCAATACGCTCAAAGCCTTTGATATTCAGGTCAAAAATGAAGCGGAATTGGTCCAAAAAATGATCGAAAAGGTAAAAGGTAAAGATAAACAGGTCGATTTGGCCACCCTGCAAGTGTATTTGGACCGACTTTATCGCCTAGATGTCGAAAGAAGAGGAGAGGAGGATCGCCCGATCCGCTTTGATCTGGAACTGCTCAAAAAAAGTGGCAACCTCGAAAATGTAATGGCCTTTTTCCTTGAAGAACAATTGAGCGAACTAGAAAAAGAGTTGCAAAATGAAATGGGCGTCTCTGAAGAGGGCATCCCTATGGATATTCTCTTTAGCATGGTCACCGATAATGGGACCAAACAGGCGGTGGAACTCGATAATGTCAAAAAAGAGTTGAAAAGAGCAAAGAACATTGACCCCAAGGTGGTCGATTTTTGCATCTCTCGTTTTAAAGAGATGCGCATTCTTCGCGAATTGAACGAATAA
- the sucC gene encoding ADP-forming succinate--CoA ligase subunit beta, which produces MNLHEYQAKLLLNRYGVPIQRGVLIEQKEDAEKAFAQLQEETGTTWAVVKAQIHAGGRGKGGGVKLAKNLDEVKTHVDNILGMMLKTPQTPGGLEGPGKLVRKVLLTEDVYYPDPETGEMDTNEFYMSILTDRAKECNVIVYSTEGGMDIEEVAEKTPHLVHKEYVHPHLGLQGFQMRRIAFNLGLSGAAYKSMTKFVNSLYAAFVGADASLVEINPCLKTSDNKIVAADSKVSLDENALYRHKDLAEWNDETEEDPTEVEAKKYGLNFVKLDGNVGCMVNGAGLAMATMDIIKLSGGEPANFLDVGGTADAQRVENAFRIILRDPAIKAILINVFGGIVRCERIAQGVVDAYKNIGDINVPIVVRLQGNGADKAKGIIDESGLAVHSAVTLQEAADLVNKVVAG; this is translated from the coding sequence ATGAATCTACATGAATATCAGGCAAAATTGCTCCTCAACCGCTATGGTGTGCCTATCCAAAGAGGGGTGCTGATTGAGCAAAAAGAAGATGCCGAAAAAGCTTTCGCTCAGCTCCAAGAAGAAACAGGAACCACTTGGGCTGTTGTTAAAGCACAAATTCACGCAGGTGGACGTGGCAAAGGCGGAGGAGTTAAATTGGCCAAAAACCTAGATGAGGTGAAGACGCATGTCGACAATATTCTAGGCATGATGCTAAAAACGCCTCAAACTCCAGGTGGCCTTGAGGGTCCTGGTAAATTGGTTCGTAAGGTACTACTAACAGAAGATGTGTATTACCCCGATCCTGAAACGGGCGAAATGGATACCAATGAATTCTATATGAGTATCCTAACTGACCGTGCCAAGGAGTGTAATGTGATCGTTTATTCTACAGAAGGTGGAATGGACATCGAGGAGGTAGCTGAAAAGACGCCTCATCTTGTACACAAAGAGTATGTACATCCTCATTTGGGCCTACAAGGTTTCCAAATGCGCCGCATTGCCTTTAACTTGGGCCTTAGTGGTGCTGCTTACAAGAGCATGACCAAATTTGTAAACAGCCTTTATGCTGCTTTCGTTGGTGCCGATGCTTCTTTGGTAGAAATCAATCCTTGTCTCAAAACTTCTGACAACAAAATCGTTGCGGCTGACTCTAAAGTGTCTCTAGATGAGAACGCTTTGTATCGCCACAAGGACTTGGCAGAATGGAATGACGAAACAGAGGAAGATCCTACAGAAGTAGAAGCTAAAAAGTATGGCCTTAACTTCGTTAAACTAGACGGAAATGTAGGTTGTATGGTAAACGGCGCTGGTTTGGCCATGGCGACTATGGACATCATTAAGCTTTCTGGTGGAGAGCCTGCTAACTTCCTTGATGTTGGAGGTACTGCCGATGCTCAGCGTGTAGAAAATGCTTTCCGCATTATTTTGCGCGATCCAGCTATCAAAGCTATCTTGATCAATGTATTTGGAGGTATTGTTCGCTGTGAGCGCATTGCTCAGGGTGTGGTAGATGCCTACAAAAATATTGGAGACATCAATGTGCCTATCGTGGTTCGCCTTCAAGGTAATGGCGCCGACAAAGCGAAGGGAATTATTGATGAGTCTGGCCTAGCTGTTCACTCTGCAGTAACGCTTCAAGAAGCGGCTGACCTTGTGAATAAGGTAGTAGCTGGCTAA
- a CDS encoding efflux RND transporter periplasmic adaptor subunit — MLRQIIIAAVAVLILVLSFIMAGGLSKRAETPKKAETAAILKKVQAIPVENQEIQTEVQLYGRLIPFEKTELFSEVGGRLLASSKPFRVGTRFAKGELLIKVDQKEAELNLSAQRAQLLSTITSMLPDIKIDFPESLEQWESYRSQLNPKSSIADLPEPKSEREKDFLALKNIYNQYYSIKSAEERLSKYELRAPFSGELTEALINTGSLIRAGQKIGSLMNINAYELQASVPLVDLKYINLGDKVQLQSEDIAGQWDGSISRISSTIDASSQTVKIFIRVAGPKLKENMFLTGEVAASRLANVVEIPRKLLRGDTAVFVIQGGKEKSLALAAVQTVKISEQTALVRGLEDGQALLAEPFPAAYEGMKVELAQ, encoded by the coding sequence ATGCTTCGCCAAATTATTATTGCTGCAGTAGCAGTGCTTATCTTAGTTCTTTCCTTCATTATGGCAGGAGGACTATCTAAGCGTGCAGAAACGCCAAAGAAGGCTGAGACAGCCGCTATTTTGAAAAAGGTTCAGGCCATTCCGGTAGAGAACCAGGAGATACAGACCGAGGTACAGTTGTACGGTCGCCTTATTCCCTTTGAAAAGACCGAGCTTTTTTCTGAGGTGGGCGGTCGTTTACTAGCTAGCTCCAAGCCCTTTAGAGTAGGGACTCGCTTTGCCAAGGGCGAACTGCTCATTAAGGTGGACCAAAAGGAGGCCGAGCTCAACTTGAGTGCCCAGCGTGCTCAGCTATTGAGTACGATTACCAGTATGTTGCCCGATATCAAGATTGATTTTCCGGAGAGTTTGGAGCAGTGGGAGAGCTATCGCAGCCAGCTCAATCCCAAAAGTTCTATTGCCGATTTGCCCGAGCCTAAATCAGAGCGGGAGAAAGACTTTTTGGCCCTCAAGAACATCTATAATCAATATTATAGTATTAAGAGTGCCGAAGAGCGATTGAGTAAATATGAATTGCGGGCGCCTTTTTCTGGGGAGCTCACAGAGGCCCTGATCAATACGGGTTCTTTGATTCGGGCAGGCCAAAAGATTGGCAGTTTGATGAACATCAATGCTTATGAGTTGCAGGCTTCTGTTCCTTTGGTCGATCTGAAGTACATTAACTTGGGCGATAAGGTCCAATTGCAATCGGAAGATATTGCTGGGCAATGGGATGGCAGCATCAGCCGAATTTCTAGTACCATTGATGCGAGCAGCCAAACCGTAAAAATCTTTATCCGAGTGGCTGGTCCAAAACTCAAAGAAAATATGTTTTTGACTGGAGAGGTGGCCGCCAGCCGCCTAGCCAATGTGGTTGAGATTCCTCGTAAGCTTTTGCGTGGAGATACGGCCGTTTTTGTTATTCAAGGCGGTAAAGAGAAAAGCTTAGCCTTGGCTGCTGTTCAGACGGTAAAAATCTCGGAGCAAACGGCCCTTGTTAGAGGTTTAGAAGATGGCCAAGCCCTATTGGCGGAGCCTTTTCCGGCAGCCTATGAAGGCATGAAAGTAGAATTGGCCCAATAA
- a CDS encoding CHAT domain-containing protein, with product MNERPVILLNFANQQDAHLDLLKEESSRLNDILSIAHDQGSIELYREENVNVDQLIKALNRFKERIIVFHYAGHADGNSLHFDGDTAEAVGLAELLGQLPNLKFVFLNGCSTQAQVDYLLEKGVKAVIATSVAIADDKALLFSETFYRALANRSTIDSAFQFAVGALRTHFGNSFTARIFIQGEEFDRSAAMPWGLFLNKEARAVLDWSLPTSVTEIDNIKPPANPDYTVNTYMLDVFDEMCHYDPKLKPLAEDSFSGELDERLALALIIEHFPWPIGVQVRLLLSKESAIDELSMERLEQLLSTYVYTTQFLYYIALSQLWDEKRKSNISVRPYLMDLLHHDARTYQHFDYLKHFISIVQLLQKENKALFVEEFAEMQQAFEDKNEFYDAYLYLESLRAKIRQQTPEQLAAELPQLCADGEYFLSAILIKSAFLVNYDLLTIRDIRVISYRYQDPKFDHYIARLNAKVNDLAVSKALQARSYKDYANNASVILSRNMQDPKDFLNLSPFIIDKNAFGEGMTEDRATEQQLFTYAYREGEEFRYFSTIYSIYRVHERPKDQLTTASEQPRAARGGRDRRRRSSRNRRRNEEEPQSPLDILKELFSLFEEDLSR from the coding sequence ATGAACGAACGTCCAGTTATTTTACTCAACTTTGCCAATCAGCAAGATGCGCATTTGGATCTACTCAAAGAGGAGAGTAGCCGCCTCAATGATATCTTGAGCATCGCTCATGATCAGGGCAGCATAGAACTCTATAGAGAGGAGAATGTTAATGTGGATCAGTTGATCAAGGCCCTCAATCGTTTTAAGGAGCGCATTATTGTTTTTCATTATGCGGGCCATGCCGATGGCAACAGCCTGCATTTTGATGGAGATACTGCCGAAGCGGTGGGTTTGGCCGAGTTGTTGGGCCAATTGCCCAATCTTAAATTTGTATTTCTCAATGGCTGCTCTACGCAAGCCCAGGTAGATTATTTGTTGGAAAAAGGGGTAAAGGCCGTGATTGCTACTTCTGTGGCCATTGCAGACGATAAAGCTTTGCTTTTTTCTGAAACCTTTTATCGCGCTCTAGCCAATCGCTCGACTATCGATTCGGCTTTTCAATTTGCTGTAGGCGCTTTGCGCACCCATTTTGGCAATAGCTTTACGGCCCGAATATTTATTCAGGGCGAGGAATTTGACCGTTCTGCGGCCATGCCTTGGGGGTTGTTCTTAAATAAAGAAGCCAGAGCTGTTTTAGATTGGAGTTTGCCTACTTCTGTAACGGAAATCGATAATATCAAGCCGCCAGCCAATCCAGACTATACCGTAAATACCTATATGCTGGATGTTTTTGACGAGATGTGTCATTATGACCCTAAGCTTAAACCTTTGGCGGAAGATTCTTTTAGTGGCGAATTGGATGAGCGTTTGGCCTTGGCCCTAATCATCGAACATTTTCCTTGGCCCATTGGGGTGCAAGTGCGTTTGTTGCTCTCTAAAGAATCGGCTATAGATGAATTATCGATGGAGCGCTTAGAGCAGTTGCTGAGCACTTATGTCTATACCACCCAATTTCTCTATTACATTGCGCTCTCTCAGCTTTGGGACGAAAAACGGAAGAGCAACATCAGTGTGCGGCCTTACCTCATGGACCTTTTGCATCATGATGCTCGAACTTATCAGCACTTTGATTATCTCAAGCATTTTATCTCTATTGTGCAGCTGTTGCAAAAAGAAAATAAAGCCCTTTTTGTAGAGGAATTTGCAGAGATGCAACAAGCTTTTGAAGATAAAAATGAGTTCTATGATGCTTACCTCTATTTAGAGTCGCTACGAGCGAAAATTCGTCAGCAAACGCCCGAACAATTGGCGGCAGAACTGCCGCAGCTTTGTGCCGATGGCGAATATTTTTTGTCGGCTATTTTGATTAAATCGGCATTTTTGGTCAATTATGATTTACTGACCATCCGAGATATTCGAGTGATTAGCTATCGCTATCAAGATCCTAAGTTTGACCACTATATCGCTCGCCTCAATGCCAAAGTAAATGATTTGGCCGTGAGCAAGGCCCTACAAGCTCGCTCTTATAAGGATTACGCCAATAATGCTTCGGTCATTTTGAGCCGAAATATGCAAGATCCTAAAGATTTTCTCAATCTTTCTCCCTTTATCATTGATAAAAATGCTTTTGGCGAAGGGATGACAGAAGATCGAGCCACAGAACAGCAGCTGTTTACCTACGCCTACCGAGAAGGAGAAGAGTTTCGCTACTTTAGTACCATCTACTCCATTTATCGGGTGCATGAACGGCCCAAAGACCAACTTACGACCGCCAGCGAACAGCCCAGAGCGGCTAGAGGCGGCCGAGATCGCCGAAGAAGATCTTCCAGAAACCGAAGAAGAAACGAAGAGGAACCACAAAGCCCATTGGATATCCTCAAAGAATTGTTTTCTCTCTTTGAAGAAGACCTCAGCCGATAA
- a CDS encoding tetratricopeptide repeat protein — MRTFIALLFLGWSLPIFAQIEFSSDKVRDLYEKGLERHDAGNYDKAIELYLEGLKFCSKENKDLFYSELSFSYGLKNELDQSNKYAFKVLKSSDRLYNYAFQRISNNYLVQKEYKKLRKLTKKAIKKHGERVIFLRNYAFLELRAEQFEESQKWLKKICLSGDGVGRDFVLLGMVENKLAHMDAALMAMTFGLFLDPENSKADVAISFLEQYLFGKSWEKDCQELLKAKEEKRAPQMNITLPPLSEGEDFNANSLEFMMPLSRAVLLSNDEINICAKNHFEQLAVLTETAWGILLSEGSALQEEEKELYTEVYQPFFKEFEKEGRKKLYSYYIFSGTEEGKDNMLNDTELRVIIQKIEEERGQD, encoded by the coding sequence ATGAGAACATTTATTGCGCTCCTCTTCCTTGGATGGAGTCTCCCTATTTTTGCCCAAATTGAATTTTCTTCCGATAAAGTCCGAGACCTTTATGAAAAGGGGCTAGAGCGACATGATGCGGGGAATTATGACAAAGCTATTGAGCTCTACCTAGAAGGGCTAAAGTTTTGCAGCAAAGAAAACAAAGACCTGTTTTACAGCGAATTATCTTTTAGCTACGGCCTAAAAAATGAGCTCGATCAATCGAATAAGTATGCCTTTAAGGTACTAAAGAGTAGCGACCGGCTTTATAACTATGCCTTTCAGCGTATATCCAATAACTATTTGGTGCAGAAAGAGTATAAAAAGCTACGCAAGCTGACCAAAAAAGCGATTAAAAAGCATGGTGAACGGGTCATTTTTTTGCGCAACTACGCTTTTCTTGAGCTAAGAGCAGAGCAGTTTGAAGAAAGTCAAAAATGGCTAAAAAAGATCTGCCTAAGCGGCGATGGGGTTGGTCGCGACTTTGTTTTATTAGGTATGGTAGAAAATAAGTTGGCTCATATGGATGCAGCTCTTATGGCCATGACCTTCGGTCTTTTTTTGGACCCAGAAAACAGCAAGGCCGATGTGGCCATCAGTTTTTTAGAGCAATACCTTTTTGGCAAGAGTTGGGAAAAAGATTGCCAAGAACTGCTAAAGGCCAAAGAAGAAAAACGAGCTCCGCAAATGAATATCACACTTCCTCCTCTATCGGAGGGAGAGGATTTTAATGCCAACTCCTTAGAATTTATGATGCCGCTTAGTCGAGCAGTCTTATTGAGCAATGATGAAATTAACATCTGTGCAAAAAATCATTTTGAGCAATTGGCAGTATTAACCGAAACGGCCTGGGGTATCCTCTTATCAGAAGGTAGCGCCTTGCAAGAAGAAGAAAAAGAACTGTACACCGAGGTCTATCAGCCCTTTTTTAAGGAATTTGAAAAAGAAGGACGGAAGAAACTCTACTCCTACTATATTTTTTCGGGCACCGAAGAAGGGAAAGACAATATGCTCAATGATACCGAGCTGCGGGTTATCATTCAGAAAATAGAAGAAGAACGAGGGCAAGATTAA